From Dreissena polymorpha isolate Duluth1 chromosome 15, UMN_Dpol_1.0, whole genome shotgun sequence, a single genomic window includes:
- the LOC127859386 gene encoding uncharacterized protein LOC127859386 isoform X1 — protein sequence MGLKVCGIFLLGCIPVALFIAALATERWVIISNHLENGTVELVARLFEIEICVISTVAGENCTSFREDQVPGFPNGVSLKNWTLARCLLLTSILCGICGPFVLCRHLCENKKWLIPYCAALWTLACLCSLIHIGLMLRNTVANGKEIEHSQGNVKQTRPLSLLLVGFGTLLSLGTAIVIGCCFPKPTNPHKVTWEPIHNQPV from the exons ATGGGATTAAAGGTTTGCGGAATATTTTTGTTGGGATGCATACCCGTTGCCCTATTTATCGCAGCCTTGGCCACCGAAAGATGGGTGATCATCTCCAACCATTTAGAAAATGGGACTGTCGAACTAGTGGCAAGACtgtttgaaattgaaatatgtgttatatcgACAGTTGCGGGAGAAAATTGCACTTCATTTCGTGAAGATCAAGTGCCGGGTTTCCCAAACGGAGTTAGTCTTA AAAATTGGACTCTTGCTCGTTGCCTTCTACTTACAAGCATCCTTTGTGGGATATGTGGGCCTTTTGTACTGTGCAGACATCTATGCGAGAACAAAAAGTGGCTCATTCCATATTGCGCTGCTCTTTGGACATTGGCAT GTCTTTGCAGTCTTATTCACATCGGACTTATGTTAAGGAATACAGTTGCAAATGGAAAAGAAATCGAACACTCTCAAGGAAATGTAAAACAGACGCGACCATTGTCGCTTCTTCTTGTAG GATTTGGTACGTTGTTGAGTCTGGGGACAGCTATTGTGATTGGTTGTTGTTTCCCTAAACCAACCAATCCGCATAAAGTAACTTGGGAACCAATTCACAACCAACCGGTTTAA
- the LOC127859386 gene encoding uncharacterized protein LOC127859386 isoform X2, which translates to MGLKVCGIFLLGCIPVALFIAALATERWVIISNHLENGTVELVARLFEIEICVISTVAGENCTSFREDQVPGFPNGVSLKNWTLARCLLLTSILCGICGPFVLCRHLCENKKWLIPYCAALWTLACLCSLIHIGLMLRNTVANGKEIEHSQGNVKQTRPLSLLLDLVRC; encoded by the exons ATGGGATTAAAGGTTTGCGGAATATTTTTGTTGGGATGCATACCCGTTGCCCTATTTATCGCAGCCTTGGCCACCGAAAGATGGGTGATCATCTCCAACCATTTAGAAAATGGGACTGTCGAACTAGTGGCAAGACtgtttgaaattgaaatatgtgttatatcgACAGTTGCGGGAGAAAATTGCACTTCATTTCGTGAAGATCAAGTGCCGGGTTTCCCAAACGGAGTTAGTCTTA AAAATTGGACTCTTGCTCGTTGCCTTCTACTTACAAGCATCCTTTGTGGGATATGTGGGCCTTTTGTACTGTGCAGACATCTATGCGAGAACAAAAAGTGGCTCATTCCATATTGCGCTGCTCTTTGGACATTGGCAT GTCTTTGCAGTCTTATTCACATCGGACTTATGTTAAGGAATACAGTTGCAAATGGAAAAGAAATCGAACACTCTCAAGGAAATGTAAAACAGACGCGACCATTGTCGCTTCTTCTT GATTTGGTACGTTGTTGA